The sequence AATTTTTGTATTGTAGTCATCTATTGTTATTCCAAGCTCTGTTTGATCCTTCCAACCTATCCATGGAGCCTTATTTTTATACACTCCATTTATAAGATAGTGGATATTTTTTCCTTCACTTGCTACCTTCCCATCAAAATCTCTTTTATTTACGATTCCAATATTGTTAGCTATATTTCCATTTCCCATAAAGAAACGGTAATAATTTCCAGCCTCTTCATCCTCTCCAGTTTGTGCTACTGGAATGATATTTATTTTGTCCTCATCCTTTTTATCTACTTTATAGGCCTTTTTTAAGTATCCACTTGGAGTACCCTTTTTTCTATTTATCTCATCTACAACTCTCAAAAGATTGTCATAAGATCCTCTTTCTATAGGTTCTAAAGTCTCATCACTTGAAAGCACTCTGTAGTTTGGATTTGGATATACCTTTTCATCATCCCCATATCCATAGCTTGATATTCCTAATACTATCATCATCAACATGCAAATCTTTTTATTCATCAATCTATCTCCTTTATAGCTCTTCTTATCTCTTGATTAACTACAACTTAATTAAAACTTCACATTAAGTTCCATATAGTAATTTCTTTCAGGTGCAGGATATGCTTCCTTACTTGTTTCACGTAGGTTATACTTAGTAGAAGCCAGATTTTTTATCCCTGCTTTAAGTGAAGCGTGGTCATCTATCTTATAAATCATTCCCACATCTACAACTCCATGACCTTTGATATTAAATCTGCTTACATTGTCATCATCATCCAGTTCTCTTGCTTCTTTTTTACCTTCATAAGTATAATTTCCTGTAAGTGATAGATGCTCTGTTAAACTATATTTCGCTCCAAGTGTAAGTTTCATAGAAGGAACCATAGGAATTTTGTCATTTTTCTTTATGTTATATCTTGGATCTCCCTTTATTACCTTGGCATTTACAAATGTTGCTGACTCTGAAAGTGATAGTTTGTCTGTTAGTTGTTGCTCTGCCTCAAGCTCCAGTCCCATACGTCTTGTCTTTCCTATATTTCTATATTTCCATCTTTTTACTGCAGGATTTGTAACTCCTGAATTTATAAGAGTAATCTCATCCTTTGTATCTGTCATAAATAGTGATGCAGATAGGGTTGTAAAATCAAACAGGTAATCTCTCATTCCAAGTTCAACAGTATCAGTAATTTCTGATTTAAGTCCATTTGCCACATAGATTGAAGCTACATTTACAATAGGTGGAATAAACATTCCATTTGGATTTTTTAACTTTGTATCATGGATTTTATCTGTAAGCTGTGTTGCAAATGGTGTTACAAATCCATGCTCATATCTTAAAAATCCTGCTCCTGTGTCTCTATATCTATATAATCCACCTATCTCTCCAGCATAGTTATGAAGCTTTTCATCTGTTTCAACATGCTGGATTTTTGGATCTAAAAATGGCATTGTATTTGGTCCATTATGACGGTATCCACTATACTTTGTAAGCTCTCCTCTTAATCCAGTTGTAAAATCAAATTTCTCTCCAATATTTAATTTATTAAATGCATAAAGAGCATGAGATTCCTTTGATAGATCTATATGGACCTTATTTATTACTGGTTTTCTATCTCCAGATGAAAGATTTACATTGGAAATTCCATCATTGTATGTCTTCAAAGTTTCAGATCTTACATATGAATCCCTTTTATTTGTTGATTTGTAATAATCATATCCAAGGAAAAGATTTCCACCATCATATTTATAGTTTGTCTTAAGTTTTATTCCATTTTTATCCTCACTGAATTTAGCCTTCATTTGAGATTTTACATCCTGAAAATGGTATATTACTTTGTTAGCTGTAAATTTTCTATTGCTCAAAGTTATATCAATATCATCTACACTCTCTGTTTCAATATCCCTTTTCTGTTTCTGTTTAAAGGCTGTAGCACCAAAGGTAAAGTTCTCATTATTTTTATATTCATAGTCAAAAGTATAACTCTGGTTTTTAGTTTCCAAATCCATATTAAGACCAGGTGCTCTTCTGTTATGAGCTAATAGTTCCTTTGATATCTCAGTTGTTCCATCATTTTTTTCTTTTCCATTTCTTCCTTGGAATCTTATCTTATTTTTATCATTGATTTTATAATCAAATCCTCCTAAAAATACTGTATTTGCCTTGTCTTCAGATCTTCTATACCCCTCACTATTGATATAATTAAATCCATAGTTTACATAGAGGCTGTCTGTAATATTTTGTCCACCAGCAAATCCAAAATTTCTATTATCATAAGATCCATATTTCATATCCATAAAAAAGTTATTTTTCGTAGCATTGGAATTTGTCTGAATATTTACTACTCCTCCCACAGATCCACTTCCATAAAGAGTTGCTCCACCACCAGGTATTATCTCAATTTTACTTATTGATTCTATTGGAATTGAGTTAATAGGAAGGCTAGACATATTCTCTTCAGTGGGATTGATACTTATTCCATCAACCATTATCTTTACTCTGCTTAATGATTTCTCTCCACTTCCACGCATATCCACTCTTGGCCCAAAAGCTGTATTTTGTACTACAACCCCTGGTGCATCCCTAAGTACATCTTCAACATTTTTATAGTTTTTTTCCTGAATCTGCTCCTTAGTCACTATATAGGTGTTTTTAGACATCTTTGGTGCCTTAATAAACTCCCTATTATAGCTTTTATTCTGTATAACACTTTTTCCAAGCTCAATAGTATTCCCACTGGCAAATGCCGTTGCACAAATAATAAAACTTAAAATTCCAACCCTTTTTTTCATTTTCATAACTCCTTTGTTTTTAAAAGTTTTTTTATATCAAAGTACTTATAGCATAAAGAGTGATTTTTAACAAATATACTTCAGAATATCTCATGTAGATATTTTTATAAATTCATGCAGTCTTTATAAATTTATATGCATTTTTTATATTATCTTGTGTTAAAAATATATTTACTTTTATAATTATTTGATATACAAAGTAAAATAATAAAAAAAATCAGCTATTAAGCTATATTTTACAGGTATACTGCATTGTATTTAGAAAATAGTATCTCCTCAAGTTCTTTAAGTTTCTTTTTATTCAGATAAAGAGTCTGTCCATTCCTGAATGTAATAGATTTATCTTTATAGTTTAAAGACTCAATTTTAGAAAGGTTTATTATTGTTCCCCTCTCTATTTTTACAAAATCCTTATAACTTTGTATCTGCTCAATCTCAGAAAATTTCTTCTTTACAGCAAATACTCGTCCATCTTCGAGATTAAAATTACACTCTCTTTCAATACTTGAATAGGTTATACTGTCGATGGTATCAAGCTTTAACATCCCAACTTTAGAGCAATCAGTAACAAATACAGTATCAACTTTTGAAAGCCTGTTGCAGATGCAGTCAAGTTCCTTTCTAATGCCACTTATATCGTTTTTCAGCAGATATCGTATCTTATACTTTGACTTGCTGGAATTCATTACCACATTGATATTTTTTTCAACTAGAATCATTACAGGTATTCCAATGTTGCAATAAAACTTAATTTGACTTTCAGCATAATCCATTTTTCCATCAATAACCATTACATCAACATTCTTTTCTAACCCCTTTTTATTTTTCATGTTGATGTATTCCAGGTGATTATCACAAAAAATACTCTCTTCAAGTTCCCTATCTAAGTACACTCCTATCATTTTATCCCTCTCCTTTTCCCAAGTTATTTCAAAATCTGTTTATAATCATAACACAATGAAGTTAAAATATCAATATTTAATTATTTGTAAGTCAAATAAATTGATTATTTTATTTTTTGCTATTGACTTTTTTAGATTATAATAGTATTATCCTAATTGATTGATTAGTATCACTTAACAAAATATTAAGGAGGATTATATGCTGTACTATTTAAAAGTTGGGGGACCTTTAATGTGGATATTGTTTGCTATGTCTATAATATCCCTCACTGTAATTTTAGAAAGAACATGTTTTTTCTGCAGACGTGAAAGATTTCATAATAAAAACTTTAATTCAGAAATAATTGCTGCTGTTGCAGCTGAAGACATGAAATGTGCAATTAATCTATGTGAAAATGAAAATAACTCAGTTGGATGTACTGTAAAATCATTTTTATGCAGATGTGATAGAAATGGGGACTTTCACCATTTTGATCAGCTTGTAAAAGAGATTGGAATTGATGAAGTAGGAAGCTTGGAAAAGAGGCTTCATATTCTTGGAATCATTGGGTATACCGCACCTATGATTGGACTTCTAGGTACAGTAACCGGTATGATTCAGGCATTTCAAAATATGGCATCTCTAGGAGCTGGAGACCCAACTATTGTAGCTGCTGGAATATCTCAGGCTCTTGTTACAACTGCTGGTGGTCTTATTATTGCTATTCCAACAATTATTGCTTACAATCTGTTTAACAAAAAAATAGAGGATACTGAAGGGGAAATAGACAAGATAACTACCAATTTAATCAATATTTTAAGAAAGAATTAGGTGATAATATGGCACAGTTTAGAAAAAAAAGGCCTATTATGGCTCTTGATCTCACACCACTTATAGATGTTGTATTCTTACTTATCATATTTTTTATGGTATCTACTACTTTTAACAAGTATGGAAAGATAGATATTGACCTGCCAAGTTCCAAACTTGAGACTCCTGAAAAACAGGATAAATCTCTTGAGGTGATTATAGATAAACATCAAAATTACTTTATCAGTGAAAATGGTAAAACTAGACAGATTGATTTTTCCAGCATAGATCAATATTTAAAAGGTGTAAATGAGGTCACTGTATCTGGGGATAAGGATCTTAAGTATCAAACTATTATGGATACTGTAACTAAAATAAAAGAAAATGGAATCACCAATTTAGGAATAAATTTCTATGAGTAGAAAAAAATGCTATAGAGGTGAGATCAATATAACATATTTTTTCATAGTTGCCCTTCTCATCCACCTCTCACTATTTATATTTAGAGAATATTCAATTAAAGGAGATTCAAATCTTGGAATTAGAAGCAATGGAGCTCCAATATCTGTCCAGGTAAAAAGTGATACTTTTAAAAAGCCACGTCCTTCCTCTGGAACTCAGCTGGAAGCTAAGGCAGAAAAAAAAGCAGAACCTGAAAATAAAGCAGTAAAAGAAGATTTTCTAAGTAAAATCAAAGACAAGAAAAAAGAAAAAAAGATTGAGAAGAAAAAAGAGGTAACTCCCCAGAAGGAACTAAAAAAACAGAATCAAAAAACAAAGGAAACAGATAACAATTCAAATGCTACTCAGAATCAAGCTCCAGCAACAGCTATGTCAGATCCAAATTCAGATCAGGATTTTTTATCAGGCAATTTCTCTATTGGAACTGATGGAAGTGTAGTTGCAGCTTCAGCTGATGGAATTGATTATCAGATTGTAAAACAGATAGATCCAGAGTATCCTAAACAGGCTAAAAGAATAAGATATTCTCAAACTGTAGTAGTTAAAGCTAAATTTCTTGTAGGTTTAAATGGTAATATTGAAGATATCAAGATTTTAGAATCTCATAGTAAGCTGGGATTTGATAAGGCAGTAATAGATGCTTTACATCAATGGAAATTTAAACCAATTTTTTATAAAAACAAGAATATTAAGGTCTATTTTACCAAATCCTTTGTATTTGAGAATATAGACTAAAAAAGACAGAAGGTTTCCCTCCTGTCTTTTTCATACGAACTATATAATAAAACTATTATAACGGCTTAATTATAGTGTAAGATTTTTTTCTGTTTCAATATCAAAAATATGGCATTGCTCCATGTTGAAGCAGAATAATTCTGTATCACTGAAATTTGCTCCAGTAGATTTTTCAACTGGAATTCTACAACTGAATTGTTCATTTCCTAAAGTGAAGTATATAAACTCCTCATTTCCCATTTGCTCAACTATATTTATTCTTCCTGGAACTAAATATGCATCTGGAGCAACAAGTTTATTTCCAACATTTTCAGGTCTTATTCCAAACCATACTTCCTTATTTATATTAGATTTAACTTTTTCTGCTTTATCTTTAGGAAGTTTTAATAATATATCATCAGTTAATTTAACAAAGACTTCCTTATCCTTTTCAACTAATGTTGCTTTAACTATATTCATAGCTGGTGATCCTATAAACCCAGCAACAAATTTATTTGCAGGTTTTGAATAAAGGTTTAATGGTGTATCTACCTGCATAATCTTACCAAAGTTTAACACACAGATTCTATCTCCCATTGTCATTGCTTCAACCTGGTCATGAGTTACATAAATCATTGTAGCATTTTGTCCCTCTGCTTTAAGTTGTTTATGAAGTTGAGTTATCTTAACTCTCATTGATACTCTTAATTTTGCATCAAGGTTTGATAAAGGTTCGTCAAATAGGAATACATCAGGTTTTCTTACAATAGCTCTACCTACTGCAACCCTTTGTCTTTGTCCTCCTGACATCTCTTTAGGTTTTCTATCTAACAGTTGTGTTATTTCCAGTTTTTCAGCTGCTTCTCTTACTCTTCTATCAATTATCTGTTTATTAACTTTTGCCATTTTTAATCCAAAAGCCATGTTTTCATAAACTGTCATATGTGGGTATAGTGCATAGTTTTGGAAAACCATTGCTATTCCTCTATCCTTAGGAGGCAAGTCATTTACCAGCTTGTCGCCTATGTAGATTTCCCCTCCTGTTATATCTTCAAGACCTGCTATCATTCTAAGTGTTGTTGATTTTGCACATCCTGATGGCCCTACAAAAACCATAAATTCTCCATTTTTAATTTCCAAATCAATTCCATGTACGGCCTTAAAACCATTGGGATATTGTTTTTCTACTTTTTTTAGTACAACTTCCGCCATATTAAAACTTCCTCCTTGTGACTTACTACATTTTTACTTTTTTATTTTAAATATTGTTTAACAAATCTTATACACTCTTTTGCTGTGTTCACTGTTGAATTTTCAAGAAGAATATCTATATCATCTTTATATTTTTGAAGTTCACTCATAAAAAATTCAACATCAAACATTCCTTTTCCAATAGGTACAGCTTTTATTTCTCCATCTTTTATAATAAAGTCTTTCAGATGGATTTTTTCAATTTTATCCCCAAATAATTTAAAAGATTTAACAATAATCTCCCTTTGCTCTCTGTAGTTATCTACTGTTAAAAAATTAACAGGATCAAATATAACTTTAAGATTTTCTGAATCTATAGTTTTTAATGCTCTGTGCATTTTTTCCGGTGTGGCAATAATATGTTTTGCCACACCTTCAATAGCTAAATTTGTATTTAAATTTTCAGCATGTTCTACCAATTCCTTTACTGATTTTAAAAACAGTTCAAAAGCTTCCTCTGTTGCATTAAGTTTTGTGTAGGTATATGTAGTGTTAAAACATCCTGTTTCTGTTCCAACAAGGCTTGTATTTAGTAATTTTGATAAGTACAAATGTGCCTTAAATTTATCCAAGCTTTTTCTTCTGCTTTTTTCATCTGTATCGGTTAAATTAATATAACAACCTAATACTGAAATATCTATACCATTTTCTTTTAATTTTTCAGATAAGAAATTAGCAAATTCTTTATTTAATTTTTCTTCTGAGTAGGTAAAATCTATAAAAGATTTGTTCAAAGCCAACTGAATACATTCTCCATCCAGACTTTTCACCAGTTTTAACAATTCTGAAAAATCCTTTATTTCATATTTTCCCATATCATGTGCCCTTATACCAAATCTAATCACATTACCACTCCTATTTTTAAATTTTAATTATTTATTTCTTTCTAAAAATTCATTAGTAGTTTCCACTACTTTTTCAGCAAACTCATCTGAAGAAATCTGATTATAACCTAAGTTATCCACTAAATCTTTCAGTTCACTGTGTAATTGTTTATGTTCAAATAATGGGTGTATTCCATTTCCTGCAAAAGACATTACCTTATTATGAGCTTCAAGCATAAATGGATCTAATAGATTTTCTTTTTCCAATAATGCAATAGCTTTTTTATTTGCAGGGATACCTCTTGAAACTCCTAATATCTTAACTGCTTCATCATCAGTTAATAAGAAATTAAGTAATTCTGCTGTTTCTTTAGGATGCTTAGTATCCTTATTTATAGCAAATGCCATTGAAACTTTTGTAAATCCAGAATTATGATCTCCCAAATCTTTTGGATAATCTCCAACTACAAGTTGTTCCCCTTCTTGTAAAGAGTCTCTCCATTTAAGTGATGCACTATCCCATTCATATGTTCCACCAAATTTACCAATAATCCAGCTTGGATGTTGGTCAAGTTGAACATTTCCTGCTGCTGCTCTATATTCCAGTGATGGAATAGTTTTTGTATTTACCAGGTCAAGATAAAAATCTGCAGCATTTTTTATCTGTTCTTTTGTATACGCAACTTTATTATCTACAATAAATGGTTTTCCAGTTTCCTGTTCAAGTTTATAAAGCATCAATAATAATGCTCCATAGTAGTCTGTTTCAAATGGAAAATAATCTTCTCCTAATTTTTCTTTCATAACTACTGCATCTTCTTTCATCTCTTTAAAGCTCTTAGGAATATTAAGTCCTGCTCTATCAAATGCAGTTTTATTGTATAAAAATACTCTTCCTGCAACTCCATATGGAATAGCATTTAATTTACCATCTATAGTACATTGAGATAATAAATTACTATCATATTGAGAAAGATCAATTATTGATGATAATTTATTTAAATCATAAAATCCATTTCCATCTTTTGAAAATATATTTATCCAGTTCCAGTTGATTTGCATTAAGTCAGCAGCCATTCCTCCTGCCATTTGAGTAGTAATTTTTTCCTGCCAACCTTGCCATCCACCATATTCTGTTTTAACTTTGATGTTCGGATGTTTTTCTTCAAATAATTTTACAGCTTCTACAGTCTTTTTATGTCTATCTTCTCCACCCCACCATGACATTCTTAGTACAACCTGATTGTCACCTGATGCTGAAGATGTTTCTTTCTTTTCTCCGCATGCTCCAAATAACATTAGAGATGCTACACCTAAACAAAATACTTTTTTTAAATTCATAGTTGAATTTCCTCCCTATTTAAAAAATTACAGTTAAACTATTTATTTTCTTCTAAAAAGTTATTTGTAACATCAATTATATCCTGTGCTGTTTCTTCTGCTGTTTTGTTACCATATCCAAATGTTTCTATTATTCCTCTTAAATCTGTATTAAGTTTTTTATGCTCAAATAATGGGTGTGTTCCTTTTCCTGCAAAACTTTTTACAGTTTTATTAGCTTGGAATCCAAGCCCTTTAAGTTGATTATTTTCTTCTAAAACAGTTACAGCCACTTCATTTGATGGAATACCTCTTGAAGTTCCCAATATCTTAATTGCGTCTGGATCTGTTGTTAGGAAATGAATAAGTTCCGCAGCTTCTTTTGGATGTTTTGTATTCTTTTTAATTGCAAAAGCCATTGATATTTTATTAAATCCTGACTTATTATCACCAAAATCTTTAAAATAAGGTGCTACAACTAAAGTTTGCCCCTCTTCTAAAGCATCTTGCCATTTTTGTGCTGAACTGTCCCACTCATAAGTTCCAGCATACTTTCCTGTAATCCAGCTTGGATGTTGATCTAATGGAACAAATCCTGCTGCTGCTCTTACTCTAAGAGATGGCATTACATGATTATCAATTAAACTCTGATAAAAATTAATCGCATCTACTAACTGCTCTTTTGTATAAGCTACTTTATTGTCTACAATAAATGGTTTTCCAGTTTCCTGCTCAAGTTTGTATAACATTAGTAACAGAGCACCATATACATCTGTATCAAATGCATAATACTCATCACCAAGTTTTTCTCTAATAACTTTAGCTGATTTTGTAAGTTCATCAAAAGATGTAGGCACAGGAAGACCAGCTTTTTCATACACAGTTTTATTTATATAAAATACTTTTCCTGTAACTCCAATAGGTACAGCATTTAATTTACCATTAACTGTACATTTTTCTAAAAGATCTGGAGAATAGTTTTTATCCAGTTCCAAAATATCTCTAACTTTATTCAAGTCATAAAAACCTTTACCATCTCTTGAAAAAATATTTATCCAGTTCCAGTTAATTTGCATTACATCTGGTGATGTATTACCTACTATTTGAGTTGTTACTTTTTCCTGCCAACCTTGCCATCCACCATATTCTGTTTTAACTTTAATATTTGGATGTTTCTCTTCAAATAGCTTTACAGCCTCAATGGTTCTCTTGTGTCTGTCATCGCTACCCCACCATGAAATCTTTAAATTTACTGTTTTTTCAGCTGCTTTTACTACAGTTGGAAAAGCAATACTTAAACCTAAAAAACTCATTAATAAAATTTTCTTTAAATTCACTTTCATACCTCCACTTTTTTAGTCATATACTAGGATATAAGTTTCATTTTGATAAAAAAATATAATATTTTTTGACTATTGTCAAATGAAATGTTTGATTTTTTTACATTTAAGTGGGTAAAACTTCATTTTTTCAAGAATTTAAATGATTTTTATTTTTCCAAATAATATTTTTTGTTAACAGACATGACGTTTCTTTTTTGCAAAAATCTAATTCTTTTTTTAAATTTGTATTAAAAATTTAAATATATTTTTTTTGCAAAAAAATAAAAAAGAGAAGTTTTTTATTTCTTCTCTTTTTAAGCAAAATAACTCGGATATTTTTCTAATAAATAATCCATTTTATTTTTGAAGTTTGACAGATGACAGTCAACTATTGAATCAACTTTATCCTTCTCTTTATTTTTTATAATTTCAAGTATCTCTTTGTGTTGCTCGAGAGTCGGTATTAAGTTTGTTTTTTCTACAGCATCTAAAAATCTCACTCTGTCATAATGTGTACTCAATGATTGAATTGAATTCCATACTTTTTCTTTCCCAACTTCCTTATAAATCAATCTATGAAACTCATTATCTAGGAAAAACAGTTCAGAATGGTCTTCTTCAACTTGAGAAATTATGTTTTGAAACTTTAAATTCTTTTCAAGCTCTTTTATCCCAGCTTCAGAAAAATTATCTATAGCTAATCTTAAAATCTCTTTTTCAAGAATTTTTCTCATAAAATATGCTTCTTCCACTATATTTAAATCTATCAGAGACACAAAAGAACCTTTTTGAGGGTAAACATTCATAAGTAATTCCTCTGACAATCTAACTATAGCCTCTCTAATTGGAGTTCTACTTACACTTAAAGCTGAACATATATCTGCTTCACTTATAATTGTTCCCGGTTTTATAGTCAATGTCATAATATTCATTTTTAAGATTCTATAAATATAGTGCTTTGTATTTTCTCCAAATTGCCTGTTAATTTTTATTAATTCCATATAGCACCTCCACGAAATTATTATATCAGAAGTTCTCAGATATGTAAAATTCAAATTATTATACATTTCCTACTAAAACTATACACTAAAAACTAAAATAATATAAAAACTTCTTGACTTTTTTCTAAATCCATACTAGGATACTAGTATAAAATAAAAAGTAGGAGGGTTTTAAATGGAATTTAAGACTGTTATTTGTGAGACTTATATTGATAATTTTTTAAAAAACTACAAGCCTTACAAAGGAAAGTGGTGTTATGAAGATGGTTGCCTATTACAGGGATGCCTATTATTATACAAAGCTACTGGAGAAAAAAAATATTTAGATTTTATACTTAAATATTTAAATGTTTTTGTTTCAGATAATGGCGATTTAAGAGGATATGTAAAAGAAGATTACAATATTGATAACATCAATGCCGGAAAAGTTTTATTTGATATCTATAATTTAACAAAAGATAAAAAATATAAAAAAGCGATAGATAATCTTTACAGTCAGCTTCTTACTCATCCAAGAACTGAATGTGGAAACTTCTGGCATAAAAAAAGGTATGAAAATCAAGTATGGTTAGATGGATTATATATGGTAGAACCTTTCTATACCAGATATGAAACTGAATTCAATAATAAAAAAAATTATGCAGATATCTATAAACACTTTACAAATGTAAGAGATAACATGTTTGATGAAGATAAAAAATTATATTATCACGCTTGGGATACTGCTAAGAAACAGGAATGGGCTGATAAAAACACTGGCCTTTCTAAAAATTTCTGGGTAAGAGCAATTGGATGGCTGTTAATGGCTATGATTGATACCCTTGAATATATGTCAGAAGAAATTTTTTATGAATACAGAGGCCTTCAAATCCTGTTTAAAGAAGCTGTCTATGGAGTACTGCAATATCAGGATCCTAAGACACATATGTGGTATCAGGTAGTTGATAAAGGTGGAGAACCTAAGAACTATGTTGAAACTTCAGGAAGTTTAATGATTGCTTATGCAATGATGAAAGGTGCAAGACTTGGTTTCTTAAATGATAAATACAGAGAAATAGGACTTGAAGCATTTAAAGGAATTTGCAATACATATCTTAAAAAGAAAGATGATCAATTAACTTTAGAAGGTATTTGTCTTGTTGCTGGCCTTGGTAATTTTGATAATCAGCTTAGAGATGGAAGCTATGAATATTACATGTCTGAACCAGTGGTAGCAGATGATGTTAAAGGATCTGGAATATTCTTAATGGCTTATAGCGAGGTTTTATTATTGAATAAAGAATTGGAGGAATCTAATTATGAAAAATAAAAAATTAGTCGGATATCTATTTATAGCCCCATGGATAATTGGATTTTTAGTATTTACAGCTTATCCTTTTATATCATCACTATGGCTAAGTTTTACAGATTATAACCTGTTAAGTGCTCCAAAATTTGTAGGATTAGGTAACTACACTAAGCTTTTTAAGGATCCACTTTTCTTAAAAACTTTAAGTAATACTTTAAAATATGTTTTTATCACTGTACCTATTAAACTTTCATTTGCACTATTTATTGCAAATATTCTTAACTATAAACTAAAAGGAATTAACTTCTTTAGAACAGCTTATTATATCCCTTCAATTTTAGGAAGAAGTGTTGCTATTGCTGTACTTTGGAGATTTTTATTTTCAGATCAGGGACTTATAAATATAATTATTAATTTCCTTGGAATTGAACCTATCTCATGGTTAGGTGATCCTAAATATGCACTATTTACTGTAAGTTTATTAAGAGCGTGGCAATTTGGATCTGCAATGGTTATTTTCCTTGCTGCACTGAAAAATATTCCAGAAGATTTATATGAATCAGCAAGAATTGAAGGTGCTTCTAAACTTGCACAATTCTGGTATATCACAATACCTATGATATCTCCTGTAATATTCTTTAACTTTATAATGCAATTAATTCAAGCATTCCAGGAATTTAATGGTCCATATATAATCACAGGAGGAGGTCCTCTTAACTCAACAAAACTTCTTCCTCTTCTAATATATGATAATGCATTTAACTATTATCAAATGGGATATGCTTCAGCAATATCTTGGATACTTTTCCTAATTATTATGGTATTTACTGTATTTGCATTTAGAAGCCAAAAATATTGGGTTCACTATTCAGATAATGGGGAGGAATAAAAAATGGCTAACAGACTTAGAAAAACACAAATTAAAAATAATATAAAATCTGGAATTAGATATACAATTCTGATTCTTGTTGGGATAGTTATGCTTTATCCATTAATTTGGCTTTTAGGAGCTTCATTTAAAACAAATGCTGATATCTTTACAAGTATTGGTTTTATTCCTAAGGATTTCAAATTTGATTTTACTGGATATATAAATGGATGGAAAACATCTACTGAATATACTTTTGCTACATATTTCTTAAACACATTTAAAATAGTAATTCCAAAAGT is a genomic window of Fusobacterium sp. DD2 containing:
- a CDS encoding sugar ABC transporter permease — protein: MKNKKLVGYLFIAPWIIGFLVFTAYPFISSLWLSFTDYNLLSAPKFVGLGNYTKLFKDPLFLKTLSNTLKYVFITVPIKLSFALFIANILNYKLKGINFFRTAYYIPSILGRSVAIAVLWRFLFSDQGLINIIINFLGIEPISWLGDPKYALFTVSLLRAWQFGSAMVIFLAALKNIPEDLYESARIEGASKLAQFWYITIPMISPVIFFNFIMQLIQAFQEFNGPYIITGGGPLNSTKLLPLLIYDNAFNYYQMGYASAISWILFLIIMVFTVFAFRSQKYWVHYSDNGEE